The sequence CCTGCGTGACGATGCCCATGTTGCGGCGCAGCGACTGCGGGTCCAGTTCGCGCACGTCGATGCCGTCGACCAGCACGCGGCCCTGCTGCGGCGTGTAGAACCCGGGGATCATGTCCATCAGCGTGCTCTTGCCGGCGCCGCTCGAGCCGGCCAGGGCCACGACCTGGCCCGCGCCCACCTTCAGCGAGACGCCGCGCAACACCGGTTCGCCCGGCAGGTAGCTGAAGTGGACGTCCTGCAGCTCGACCTCGCCGCGCGAACGGCCCAGGTCGCGCGTGCCCGCCAGGGTGGCGGTCTCGGTCGGCTCGTCGAGCACGGCGAAGATGCGCTCGGCCGCAGCCAGCCCCGCCTGCAGCTCGGCGCCCACCTGGCCCACGTTCTTGAGCGGCCGCACCATCGAGAAGATCGCGAACAGGAAGAAGATGAACATGTCGGGGGCCATGAGGCCGCCCGTGAACACGCGGCTGCCGCCGAACCAGAGCAGGAACAGGCCCACGGCCATCGACAGCTGCTCGGTCAGGGGCGAAGAAGCCTTCATCGTGTAGTCGAAGCGGAAGACCTGCTTGAACAGCTCCTGGGCCTGCCGCGTGAACTTGGCCGTCTCGAACTTCTCCATGGCGAAGGCCTTGATCACGCGGATGCCGTAGACCGTCTCCTGCAGCGTGGAGGTGAGGTCGGCCATCTGCTCCTGCTGGCGATGCGAGATGCGCCGCAGCGTGCGGCTGATGCCCAGCACCACGGCCAGCGAGGCCGGCATCAGCGCGAACGCCAGCAGCGTCATCTGCCAGCTGATGATGAGCGCCACGGTCAGGAACATGACGATATAGATGGGTTCCTTGACCAGCTTCATGAAGCTGGCGCCCACGCACTGCTGGGCCACGAGCACGTCGTTGGTGGCGCGGCTGATCAGTTCGCCGGCCTTGTGGCGGTGATAGAACGCCAGCGGCAGGTCGGTGAACTTGCGGTAGAGCTGGCCCCGCAGGTCGCGGATCACCGCGTGCCCCACGTAGGCCATTAAAATCTCCTGCAGGTAGCAGGCGATGTTCTTCAGCAGGGTGAAGAAGAAGAAGGTCAGGCAGATGCGCAGCAGGGCCTGCTGCTTCGTGCCCTGCAGCAGGTGGGTGGCCGCCCAGGCCTTGAACTCGAGCTTGATCTCGTCGACCCAGCTCACCTGGCCGCGCAGCGCGTTGTAGCGTGCGGCCCGCTCGGCGTCGGTCTCGGCGCGCGGGCCGCTGTCGCCCGTGATGGCATTAGTAGTGCCGTCGGTCACGGTAAGCGTCGGCGCCTGCTCCGGCGCGGGGGCCGTGGCCGCGGCCGGCTCATCGCCCTTCAGGAACAGCGTCTCCAGGAACGGCGAGAGCATGGCCGTGCTGAAGACACTGGCCGCCGAGAAGATGAACATCGCAATGACCGCCATCACCAGTTGCCCGGTGTAGGGGCGGACCATGCGGAGCATGCGCAGGTAGGTCTTCAAGCCGGTTTCTTCCTTGCGGTGGCGACGCCGGGGCCGGCAGCGAATGTCGCCGGGTGCGGCGGTCGCGGTCAAGCGTCGCCTGCACGGCGAGACTCAAGTGGAGGGCAATCCGGACGAAAATATCCAATCAAGCTGACTCCCGCGACCGAGAGGAATTCGTTCATGTCCGTCAAGTTGTTGTTGGGCATCACTATGGGCGCCCTGGTGGTCCTTCTCGCCTGCTCCATCGGCTTCACCACATACACGTTGGACAGCCAGAAGGCAGACGGCCTGCAGATCAACCTTGCCGGCCGGCAGCGCATGCTGAGCCAGAAAATGGCCAAGGAAGCGCTCGTGTTGCAGCACGCACCCGCAGGAACGGCCCGGGAGGAGGCTCGCGGACGCCTTGCCGGCACGGTCAGCCTCTTCGACCGCACGTTGTCGGCACTGCACCACGGTGGCGTGACCCAGGATGGCGCGGGCAAGGACGTGACGCTGCCGCCGGTGCGCGATGACCACGTGAAGACTGTTCTGGATGACGGTGTGGCACTGTGGGGTGACGTCAAGGGGCATCTCGACCGCGTGCTTGCCGCAGGCGTGGACCCCGCCGCAGGAATCGGGGCTGCGGCGATCAGTACGCTGACAGGCCGGAACATCGACCTCATGAAGCAGATGGATGTGGCGACAAGCGCGTTCCAGGCCTCGAGCGATGCGCGCCGGGCCGCGCTGACGCGATTCCAGGCGGCCACCATCGCGGTGGCGCTGCTGGTTGCCGGCGGCATGTTCCTGCTCGTGCACCGGCAACTCGTGCTGCCGCTGGTGCAGACGGCCGGCTATTCGCGGCGCGTGGCGGGTGGTGACCTTGCCGAACGCCTGACGGCGACCGGGAGCCGCGAGTTGCGCGATCTGGTAGAGAGCATGAACGGCATGTCGGCAAGCCTCAGTGGCACGGTACGCGAGATCACGCGGGGCGCCGAGGACCTCAGTTGCTCGGCAGAGGCTTTACTGGCGCGGGCGCAGCGCGTTGCGGGCACTGCGGGCGGTGTCGTCGAGGAGTTGCACACCGTCGGCTCAGCGGTGGAGGAAGTTTCGGCCAGCATGCGCACGGTGGCCGGCGGTACCGACAATATCGACGGAGCCATTTCCACCATCGCGGCGGCGATCGAGGAGATGTCCGCGTCCATGGCTGACGTCACGAACAACACCGGGAACGCCGCGAGCATCACCAGTCGGGCCGGGATCATCGTCAATGAGACGCAGGGAAAAGTCGAGGAGTTGAACCGCGCTTCGGTCGAGATCGGTCAGGTCGTGCAGGTCATCGCCGCGGTCGCCAACCAGACCAATCTGTTGGCCCTAAACGCCACGATCGAGGCCGCGAGCGCAG is a genomic window of bacterium containing:
- a CDS encoding ABC transporter ATP-binding protein — protein: MKTYLRMLRMVRPYTGQLVMAVIAMFIFSAASVFSTAMLSPFLETLFLKGDEPAAATAPAPEQAPTLTVTDGTTNAITGDSGPRAETDAERAARYNALRGQVSWVDEIKLEFKAWAATHLLQGTKQQALLRICLTFFFFTLLKNIACYLQEILMAYVGHAVIRDLRGQLYRKFTDLPLAFYHRHKAGELISRATNDVLVAQQCVGASFMKLVKEPIYIVMFLTVALIISWQMTLLAFALMPASLAVVLGISRTLRRISHRQQEQMADLTSTLQETVYGIRVIKAFAMEKFETAKFTRQAQELFKQVFRFDYTMKASSPLTEQLSMAVGLFLLWFGGSRVFTGGLMAPDMFIFFLFAIFSMVRPLKNVGQVGAELQAGLAAAERIFAVLDEPTETATLAGTRDLGRSRGEVELQDVHFSYLPGEPVLRGVSLKVGAGQVVALAGSSGAGKSTLMDMIPGFYTPQQGRVLVDGIDVRELDPQSLRRNMGIVTQEVILFHDTVLRNIAYGLDSVPLEKVREAARAANADEFIMKLPRGYDTIIGDRGVTLSGGQRQRLSIARAILKDPAILLLDEATSALDTESEKLVQEAIDRLVRNRTTIVIAHRLSTIRGADRICLLEQGQVVQVGTHDELLAAGGRYKELYDLQFKN
- a CDS encoding methyl-accepting chemotaxis protein, translated to MSVKLLLGITMGALVVLLACSIGFTTYTLDSQKADGLQINLAGRQRMLSQKMAKEALVLQHAPAGTAREEARGRLAGTVSLFDRTLSALHHGGVTQDGAGKDVTLPPVRDDHVKTVLDDGVALWGDVKGHLDRVLAAGVDPAAGIGAAAISTLTGRNIDLMKQMDVATSAFQASSDARRAALTRFQAATIAVALLVAGGMFLLVHRQLVLPLVQTAGYSRRVAGGDLAERLTATGSRELRDLVESMNGMSASLSGTVREITRGAEDLSCSAEALLARAQRVAGTAGGVVEELHTVGSAVEEVSASMRTVAGGTDNIDGAISTIAAAIEEMSASMADVTNNTGNAASITSRAGIIVNETQGKVEELNRASVEIGQVVQVIAAVANQTNLLALNATIEAASAGEAGRGFAVVASEVKELARQTNHATEEIRGRVAGIQNTTRQVTESIAEIAGIIEQMAGISMSIAGAMSEQSLAVSEVSGSIQRTSHGAAEMSRSVAEVSTAVVEVSRSLHGAVDGLRSISGNMRELSGDDTAAPGGDQTSVRALTHLAVKLRETVSSFRT